The DNA region TTCTAATAACTTTAGTTCAGTATGGAATGCCGGTAAATGGAGAACTCGAAGCCTTTAGAATCGTTGATATTGGTGCTTTTTTTTATAAGGCTTATACTATCATTCAATATTTAACACTTAAGGTTGCAACCATTACAGTAATACTTATTAGTATAGCAGTGTTCGCAAGTTTTTTCTCATTTATTTCAACAAATTCTTTAACATCTATAAGTGCTACTTTAATTTTTATAGGAATTGGTAAAGTTTTGACAGTTATTAAGTTTTTACCTAGCTCATTATTAATAATATTAAGCAAAGTAAATTATATAAATTTAATATTTTATCCGGATGGGTTTATAGGAATATATGCTGGACAAGTTGATATTTTTGGAAAAAACTTAGATATTTTAAGCTTGTCCAATGGAATCTTGATATCCATGATATTTTTAGGAGTAGCACTCTGTGTTTTTGCATTTAAAAAGTTATTAACTAGATAAATTGAGGAGGTATATTTTATGAATAAACTTGAAATAAAAAATTTAACCAAAACTTATGGTAGAAAAAAAGCAAATGATAATATAACAATTACTCTTGAAAATGGCGTATATGGGCTTTTAGGACCTAATGGTGCAGGAAAAACCACCATAATGAAGCAGATAACAACTTTAACAGAGCCATCTGAAGGAGAAATTATTTATAATGGAGAGAATATAAAAAAATTAGATGATAAGTATAGAGATTTAATAGGATATCTTCCACAAGAGTTTGGAGTGTATAAAAACTTTTCAGCAAAACAATTTCTACAGTATGTAGGAGCTTTAAAAGGATTAACTGGTAAAAATGCTACAAAAAAAATAGAAGAGCTTTTAAAACTTGTAGGACTATATGAAGTTAGAAATAAAGCAGTAGGTAAGTTTTCTGGAGGAATGAAAAGAAGAGTTGGAATAGCACAAGCTTTATTAAATGATCCTAAAATTTTAGTGTTAGATGAGCCTACAGCAGGACTTGATCCTCAAGAAAGAGCAAGATTTAGAAATCTTATTTCACAAATTTCTAAAGATAAAATTATTATACTTTCTACACATATTATTTCAGATATAGAGTCTATAGCGAAGGAAACTATTATGATAAAAGATGGAGCCATTCTTATGAAGGGAAATCATAGGGATATCCTTTCTGCTATGGAAGGTAAGGTTTATAGTATAAAATCTACTAGTGAGAATGAAGTTAATGAGATACAAAATAATTATAAAGTAGTAAATATTCAACGTGGAATTGATGAGGTAGAACTTAGAATTATTAGTGATAAGATACCTCCATACAAAGAAATAGAAGCTGTTGAGCCAAAGTTTGAGGATGTTTATATGTTCTATTTTGACTTAGAAAATACTAGGGAGGTGTAATGGATGGGTACACTTATAATTTTAGAACTTAAAAAAATGTTTTTTAAAAAAAGAATATTAATTGTGTGGGTTGGTTCATTGCTTTTAAGCTTTGTTTCAATAAGAGCTTTTTCAATAGAGGAGACTTATGCAGATATATTTAGTAAAGGATATGGACTAGTTCCTTTAATGGGAATTATAATGTTTATGATATTTTCAGCAGCTTATACATTAGAATATAGCTCGAATATGGCGGGATTAATCAAAACAACGAAAAATGGTAAAAGAGAAATCATTTTAGCAAAATCAATAGCTGCTGGAATTTCAGCTTCTATAATAAATATTTCAATTTTTTTAATTGTAGTTTTATCAGCTTTAACCAAATTTAAATTTGATGGACTAAATATTCCATTAAAGAGTTTGTGGTACTTTGGAAATAGTGGTTCGGATATTACTGTTATTCAAATGATTTTAATAACTCTATTGACTATTATACTTGGATCTTTTTTCTTTGCACAGATAGGATTGTTTTTATCATCAATCAGTAAGTCAGCAGCAGTTCCTTTTGTATTTGGCGGGCTTATTATGGGGCTACCATATATATTAGAAGGATTTTTAAGTGGCATTGGATTATCAAAATATTTAGCTTTTACACCACTTTGGGGAATGATGAGCTTTCAGCTGATAAGATACAAATCTCCAACTATAACACCAATTATTCTTATAATAATATTTATAGTAGGACTAATATTATTGCATAAATTTACTTTAAAAGCTTTTACAAAAGAAAGATAAAAATCATTGTTCGGAAGTTGTAATGATGCAAATGAAATTTGGGTTTTTATTAAAGTGGAAGATAAATAATTTTTCGCAATAGATTGTTTAAAAAAGGAGTAGTTTTGATCTAAAAGGGGTATTAAGAATTACAGGAGGTGCAGTATGCAAAAATATAATTTTACTTTACAAGAAACTGATGGAATGAATGTTTCATTAGATGATTTTAAGGGACAAAGCGTGGTAATTTACTTCTATCCTAAGGATAATACATCAGGTTGTACTACAGAAGCAACAGAATTCAGGGATTTATATGATGAATTTAAGAAATTAAATGCGATTATACTTGCAATTAGTAGAGATAGTTTAAAGTCCCATGCGAAATTTAGAGAAAAGCAGAATCTTCCTTTTTTACTCCTTAGTGATAAAGATGAAGAAGTTCACAAACTATTTGATGTGATGAAACTAAAAAAAATGTATGGCAAAGAATATATGGGAGTAGAAAGATCAACTTTTATAATTAACAAAGATGGAGAATTGATAAAAGAATTTAGAAATGTAAAAGCTAAAGGACATGCAGAAGAAGTATTAAAATTTATAAAACAAGAGATGTGTAAATAATAGTTGGTAACATATTAGCTTCCTTTAAAAGTATAAAAGATATTAATAAATTATGCTAATTTAAATATTCCTAGGGTCTCAAAGATATATATATATTAGCTATGCTTGAATGTTATAAAATAAAACCTATGTGCAGCCATAGGTTTTATTTTATAGAATTTATAATCTATCTATTGATTTTCTAGTATGAATTGTAATTTAAAATTCATATTGAAACAATGACAAAGAAGTAAAATCAGTATTATTACAAGCAAAATTAGGATTTTGAAACAAGATCTATTTTAATTGGGTTACCGATATAGATACTGCTACTTTTTACGATAGAATCATAGGCTAATATCTCTACTCCATTTTCACTGGCAAGTTTAGTAGTCACTGAAAATTTACTATCCATCTGCCAATGTAATCTAAATATTTTTGGCCCTTTCATCTGAATTAGAAAGAGTATGATGCCTCTATAGCCCTGTTTTACTGCTTCTATCATTTCTAGTACATGTTTAGCACCTCTTTCAGTAGGTGCTCCAGGAAACATGGAAATTCCGTCATTCTCTAGGGTTACCCCCTTTACCTCAATAAATCCTTTTTGATTTTGAGATTCAAAGTATATATCATATCTAGAATTTCTAAAGGTAACCTCTCTTTTTAAATGTATTAAGTTATCAAGACCTTGAATTTTATTTTCTAGAAGAGCTTGGGACACTATTTCATTAGGTACTTGAGAATCTATATTTACTAGCATGTCATTCTTCCAAACAGCTATAAGCGAATACTTTGTCTTTCTATTTATGTTATGGGTACAGTCTTCTAAAATAACCTTAACCCCTGGCAGTAATAGTTCCTCCAGTCTTCCAGTACTTTTTACATGTACTATTTCCTCTTTGTCATTTATTAGCACATGTGCAATAAATCTGTTAGGTCTTTTTAAAAATATTCCTTCTATTATATTTTTATATTCCACATATATTCTCCTTCTTAGTATTAATCAACATATTATACCTAGACTATTGTTTGCCTTATTGTACCATTATCCCAAATATACATCAATATATGATAATAACTCTAATTGTAATTATAAAGAAACAATCCATATGTTAATATTAATTGAATAAAGAAAGTATAGTAGTAACTTTGCTAAGAATAAAGAGTTTTATACTAAAAATTTTAATATTATGTCACAAAATTATGTTTGTTTACGTTATAGAAGTGAAAACCGGTTTTTAGTTTAATGAAGGGAGATGTGAGATGCAAGCAAGTAATCTTGATTATACTTTTGCTACAGGTGGAGAGTATGAACTACGATGTGCTATAGATTTATATGGACAATCTCTTTTAAGATATTGTCACAATATACTTTGTGACTACTTTGAGGCTCAAGATGTTGTGCAAATAACATTTATTAAAGCCTATAATAAAAGAAAAAGCTTTAAAAGTGGAACGTCCCTATCTGCATGGCTATATCGTATTGCATATACTACTTGTATTGATTCACTGAGAAAGAAAAAACTACTGTTTTTTATGTCACAAACCAATACGGAGTCAATGCATTTTATGCATCAAACAAATGTGGACTCAAAATTTATAAGTGATGATTTAAAAGTAGCTCTTTTGGCTCTATCTCCAGCAGAGCGTGCCTTGGTGTTTAGCCGAGTTATTGATGAAAAGAGCTATGCAGATTTAGAAACTATCTATCATGTTTCAGCTACTACATTACGCAAACGTTATGAACGGGCAAAAACAAAGTTGTCTAAGGCATTAAAAGAAGTTGATTCTTATTATAAAGGATTGGAGGAAACTAAATGAATAATGACTATGATGAATTAATTATAAAAAAGGCACTAAACACTATAAATACACCTGAATATGACATTGGTTTGGAAGTAGAAAAGAAAATTAAAAGTCATAAGTACCCTATGAGTTTAAAAAAATCCATATCTGTTGCATTGGCAGTTTGTCTCTGTCTTATGCTTTCTGTCGGTGTAATGGCGGCAACTATTCCAGGTTTTAGGAATCTTTTATCTATCGTTACCCCGGATATAGCATTAATGCTTCAACCTGTGGAAATTAGTAGTGAAGACGATGGAATTAAAATGGAAGTAGTAGCAGCTATGAATGATGATGAAATGGCAGTTATTTATGTGACAATGCAGGACTTACTAGGTAATAGAATTGATGAAACACTTGATATTTATCATTACTCATTAACTGGAGCTCGGACGTTTAATTGTCAAATTGTCAACTACGACGAAAAAACGAAAACCGCAACCTTACGTATGGAAGCTAACGGAGGAGAAAAACTAAACGGGAAAAAAGTAAGCTTTCGCATTACCTCCTTTCTTAGTGATAAGCTAATATTTGATGGAGTTGAAACAGGAGTTAACCTTTCAAAGATAGCAATAATCAATGATTCACAAACAATCCCTCTTGATATGAACAATATTTCAGGTGGAGGCGGTGATTTATACAAAGAGTTTAAGTCCCAGGGAACAATAAAAGTTTTAAAGATGGATCAAATGAAACTTACTCTGCCTAAAGTAGATTTTGTACATATTTCTAATATCGGTTATATTGATGATCGCCTTCATATCCAAACTAAATGGGTGGGAGATGGTATTGATGACCATGGTTTTTTATATTTTACTGATACTTTAGGAAATAAGATTGATATTAACGCATCTAACATTTACTTTGGAGTCGATGAATCAGGTGATACCAAATATGGACATGATTATGTGGAATACATTTTTGATCTAGACAATATAAATCTTAATGAATTAAAGCTTATGGGTCATTTTGTATCTAATGGTAATTATACAAAAGGAGACTGGAAAACTATATTTAAAATTCAGTCTGTTGGCGAAGAAAAGAAAACAGACTGCAATATCAAATTTGACACATGGGTTACAAATAGTATATCAGTGTCACCAATGGGAATAACTTTGGCGGGTAGTGGTGAAAATAAAAATTCAGAAGAAATAAGTATTAGTGTTAATATGACCGATGGCAGTGTTCAAACATTTGACTCAGTTAGAAGCTACAGTGAAAATGGGAAAGTTAAACTTAAATATGTATCTCCATTACCATTGGACGTTTCCAATGTCAAATCAGTTAATGTTAATGGAATCATTATTAATAAATTCAAGTAAAAGTGAAATCATTATTTTCGATGAGATGCTCACTTGAATGGGAATGATAAACGAGTATTACTTGAAGAGAGCATTGTAAAACAGGGACAAGAGATTTGTCCCTGTTCCTACTATAAAAATAATATAATAAACTGTAAGGAAATAGGTACTTCAATTTACGTAAATCTTGAAGGGATGGGTTTATAATGCGTGTTTTTCTAGCTATAGAATTTCCAGATGATATAAAAGAATACTTGGATCAAGTTCAACAGGTAGTTAAGAAAAAAAGTGTAAAGGGTAATTTTACTAATAAGAAAAACTTTCATTTAACCCTTAGATTCATTGGGGAAACCAGAATTGATGAATTAGATAAATTGAAGGAAGCTATTAATAAAATATCATTGCACCAGAGTTATTTTCAGTTAAGTTTTAGCAAACTAGGTCAGTTTACTAAAGGTAATAAGCGGATAATTTGGGTTGGGATCAAACATAACGAAATCTTGAATCAACTATATATTCTTTTAGAAAGAGCCCTTGATGAGCAAGGATATCCCAGAGAAGAGAATAGCTTTGTTCCTCATATAACTTTAGGCAGACAAGTAGTGCTTGCTGAGAAATTAGACAAAATTAATGAAAAAATTCATATTGATAAGATGGTAATACCAGTAAGAAAGATTTCTATAATGGAAAGTACCAGATTAAATGGTGAATTAACATATATTCCGCTTTATTCAAAAAGCTTAATTTTTCAATGAATAGTTAATTAGGTTAATACATATAAATGCTCTATACTTATACAATAGTATCTAATGATATAAAAAACAATGTTAATACCAGATGTACCTTATTAGTAAGCAGTATTATGTTCGAATAAGAAGTTAGCTTTATTTATATTAAAATATTTTTATAATAAATTAATCCTTTTGTGCTGTAATAACGTTATATTTAATATAGAATATTTTATAATATCAAGTTGAAAGAATATGCTATTAGTGAACTCTTATTATGAGATTGGATGGTGATTTGATATGATTAAGGATAAATTTATTATGAGAATACAAAACCACAATGAAAATATAAAAAAATATGATAGTATATTTAATTTAATTAGTACAGCTAGGATTATAACTTTTCTAGTAATTATGTATGTTACATATTTTATTGTGAGAATAAATTATAAAAGAACTTATTTAGTTGTAGACCTTATTCTATGTATATTATTTATTTCTTTAGTAATATATCATAATATAGTTAGAGAGAAACTAAACTTTTCAAAAGAAATTATAAATATAAATAACAATTATTTAGCTAGAATTGACGGAAATTGGGTCAACTTTAATGATATCGGAGAGGAATTTAAAAATGAAAGGCACAGATATTCCCTAGATTTAGATATAGTAGGGAAAGAATCTTTGTTTCAACTTATTAATGTAACAAACACGTGGAATGGAAGGACAAGACTAGCTAATACTTTATTGCAATCACAATATAATAAAGATGAAATAGTTTTACGACAACAAGCTATAAAAGAATTGAGCGAAAAGCTAGATTTTTGTCAAAACCTACAATATATATCAAATAAACATAAAAAAGAATTACAAAATCCAGAAAAATTAGTTAAATATGCTGAAAGTGAAGAGACTTTAATAAGATCGGAAAAAGTAAAACAATTAATATATACTATTCCAATAATTATTACACCGTTGTCTTTTGCCATTATGATATTTAAAGTTGAAAGGATGTATGCATTAGTTGTAGCATTAATCTTGCTCCAATGTATAATATGGATAGTAGGCGTCTTAAAGATTAATAAGATTTTAGGACAAGTTAGCTGTTTCAAATATAACTTAGAAACCTATGTTAATATACTAAAGCTATTAGAAAAAGAGAATTTTGAATCTAAAAAATTGAATGATATAAAAGAGATATTATTTAATAAAAGATATTCATCTATATTAGCAATAAAGGAATTAGATAAAATTTCAGAAAAAATCAACTTAAGACATAATGCTTTGTTATATGTGATATTGAATGGATTATTATTATGGGATTATGAATGTGTTTTTTTATTAGAAGATTGGAAGAGTAAATATGGATCAGAAGTTAAAACATGGATTGATGCTATAGGTGAAATTGAGTGTTTAATGAGTTTAAGTGTTTTACTACAAATAAATGAAAATGCTTCATTCCCCATTATTGATAATTCAAATTTGATAGTAAGAGCAGAATCTTTAGGACATCCCCTTATAAATAATGATGAAAGGGTACTTAATGATATAGATCTGGATGACAATATTTTTATTATCACCGGGTCAAATATGTCAGGTAAAACAACCTTTTTAAGAACATTAGGCATTAATCTAGTTTTGGCATATAGTGGTGGACCTGTGTATGCATCTAAAATGTCATGTGCAATACTAGATGTATTTACATCTATGAGAATAACAGACGATTTAAAAAATGGAATATCAACTTTCTATGCAGAACTTCTTAGAATTAGAGAAATAATTAATTATGCAGAAAAAAATAGGAATATGATTTTTCTTATTGATGAAATTTTTAGAGGAACCAATTCTGTAGATAGAATATTAGGTGCTAAGAATGTTATAGCAAATCTTAATCAGTTAGGGGTAATTGGAGCAATAACAACCCATGATTTAGAACTATGTGAATTAGATGAATATAATCGAATAAAGAATTATAATTTTTCCGAACAGTACAGGGATAATAAAATACATTTTGATTATAAAATTAGAGAAGGTAAGTCTACATCAACAAATGCAAAATACTTAATGGATTTAGTAGGTATTAAAATATTGAGGGACTAGGAAAGTCATAATGAGATTATTAAAGGTTAAACTAAAACACTAATTAAGGTAAGTGCAGTAAATAAAAGACGTCTATCTATATAAAGGATAGATGTCTTTTGTTTTTTAAGAAAGTATAAAAATTCACATAAATATATTGACAAAATATACTATTGGTTATATAGTTAATTACACAAGTAATTAACCAATGAAGGAGGTTGAAATTCTTGCTTCTTAACTTTAATAGCGAAAAACCAATTTATCTTCAATTAGCTGAAGCTATCGAGGACAATATTTTAAAGGGAATATTTGAAGAAGACACTCAGATAATTTCTACTACAGAAATATCAGTTAAATATAAAATTAATCCAGCAACAGCAGGAAAGGGTGTAAATATACTTGTAGATGATGGTATCATCTATAAAAAGAGGGGCGTAGGTATGTTTGTTTCACCGGGAGCAAAGAAAAAAATTCTAGAAAAGCGCAGGAAAAGCTTTTATGAAGGATTTATATTAACCCTCCTTGAAGAAGCTTCAAAGCTAAATATATCAAAGGAAGAAATTATTGAGATGATAGAAGGGGGTAACAAGAAATGAAGACAATTGATATAAAAGGAATAAGTAAGGAGTATGCAAATACAAAAGCACTTGATAATGTCACCATTATACTTGAGCCAAATAAGATTTATGGGCTTTTAGGAAGAAATGGAGCAGGTAAAACTACTCTTTTAAATCTTTTAACAAATAGAATATTTCCAACAGAGGGCGAGATTACAATAGATGGAGACACTGTATTTGAAAATGATAAAGCACTTAAAGATATATTCTATATGACTGAAAAAAACCTATATCCTGAAGGTGAAAAGATTAAAAATATATTTAAGTGGACGCGAGAGCTTTATCCTTTATTTGATATAGAGTATGCTAAGGGTTTATCAGAAAAGTTCGAACTAAATATAAATAAAAAAGTCAAAGACTTATCTACAGGTTATAGTTCCATATTTAAAGCTATTATAGCTTTATCATCTAATGCAAATATCATGATATTTGACGAGCCTGTTTTAGGCTTAGATGCAAACCATAGAGATATGTTTTATAAAGAGTTGATAGCAAATTATAATAAAACTCCTAAGACTATGATCATATCTACACATATTATTGAAGAAGTAGCTCAAGTACTAGAGGAAGTTATAATAATTAAAAAAGGAAAACTGATTGCAAAGCAGTCAGTTGAAGATCTTTTGTCCTGTGCTTATACTGTTTCAGGAGAGTCTTCAAATGTTGATAAATATATAGAAGGTAAAAAATATATAGGGCAAGAAACAATAGGCAACTTCAAATCCGTTATAGTATTAGAAGATATACAAAATAAAAATCAAGTCTTGGCAAATGAACTGAAAGTAGAATTTAGTAAAGCAGAATTGCAAAAATTGTTTATCAGTTTAACTAATTGATGGAGGGAGAAAACAATGAATAGTATATTAAAGGTAACAAAGTATCAACTTCATGATTTTAAAAAATCTGTAGCCATATTCTATACTGTTATTTTTTTGTTGTCATCAGTAATTGGAATTTCAATTGATAAAATAACAGGAACCTTTGGGGGCTTTGGGCTGACAACGGCAATATTTATTTTTATAGCAGGGTTAAACTGCTTTAAATCAAACTTCAAATTTATGATGGCTAATAATGTATCAAGAAAAAGATTTTATTATGGGAATATAATCGCTTTAGTCATAATAGCTGCATTTATGGCACTAGTGGACTCAATATTAAGCTATGTTCTTAATTTAATAATCCCCTATGAAAGTGTCATTGTACAGCTTTATAATAAAAAAAATTTTATTTTCTTCGATGAATTTTTATGGTCATTTGGATTATATACATTATTTGTATGCTTAGGCTGGCTTATTACAATGTTATATTACAGATGTAATAAGATTATGAAAACTATTATTTCTATTATACCTATACCTATAATAATATTACTTCAATATGTTGAGCAAGAATCAGGCGGAGCTGTGGGTAGAACCATTATGGGTTTCCTAGATAAAGCACTAGGTTTTGCCTACAATAATAATACCTATATTGGAACATTAAGCTTTCTTGCAGGAACCGCGGCACTTTTACCAATATGTTTTTTACTTATTCGTAAGGCCCCGATAAAGGACTAAACAATAGATACTAGTATGCTTACTAAAAACACTGCCCATACAATTACTGGAAGAGTTTATGCACATAAAAAATTAAAGAAGGAAAAGGATTTTAAATATTGAATTTAGTAAATAATAGCAAAGAGTATATGAATATTATGATTATAGTTTTCGAAGTAATATAAAAATATAGATTACTTTTGTGTTAAAAGATATTCTTTTATTAAGTATTAAGGACATAATAGTTCTATACTATTTATTTAATAAGGAGTGATAAAATGAAGACTATTGCAATAGCAGGCACATTTGACTCTAAAGGTAAAGAGTTTCAGTATATTAAGGATATAATTGAAGCTCTTGGACTAAATACATTTACAATCCATACTGGAGTTTTCGAGCCTATATTTAAACCAGATGTTTCTAATTACGAAATCGCTGAAGCAGTAGGAATGGATATGGGTGAAATATCGGCAAAAAAAGATAGAGCATTGGCCACAGAAGTACTTGCAAAAGGGATGGAAAAGCTAGTGCCTCAGTTATATGAGCAAGGAAAATTTGATGGAATTATTTCTTTAGGAGGGAGCGGCGGCACTTCAATAGTTACTCCTGGCATGAGAGCATTGCCAATAGGAGTTCCTAAGGTTATGGTATCTACAGTGGCTGCTGGCGATGTATCAGTTTATGTAGGATCAAGTGATATTTTCATGTATCCTTCTATAGTTGATGTTGCCGGATTAAACTCTATATCCACTAAAATTTTTACAAATGCTGCTCTTGCTATAGCAGGGATGGTAAAATTCGAAAATACTCAAAGAGTGGAAAGTAAACCTTTAATAGCTGCAAGTATGTTTGGAGTAACAACACCATGTGTAAACGAGGCTAGAGCATATTTAGAAGATCAAGGATATGAAGTACTTATATTTCATGCAACAGGCACTGGTGGAAAAGCAATGGAAAGCTTAATAAGCAGTGGTCATATTGAAGGAGTTCTAGATATTACAACTACAGAATGGTGCGATGAATTAGTTGGTGGGAATATGGCGGCAGGGGACAAAAGGTTAGAAGCTGCAGGGCAAAACAATGTTCCACAAGTTGTTTCTACAGGAGCCTTAGATATGGTCAACTTTGGTGCAATAGATACTGTTCCTAGTAAATTTAATGGACGTAATTTCTATAAACATAATCCTACGGTTACTCTAATGAGAACAACGGCAGAGGAGAATAAACAACTAGGCATGATTATAGCTGAGAAACTTAATAAAGCTAAATCTCCTACAGCTTTAATGCTTCCATTAAAAGGAGTATCTTTACTAGATGTAGAAGGTCAGGTTTTCTATGGTCCTGAAGAAGATAAGATACTATTTGATACATTAAGAGAAAATGTTGATAAGAATATCGTAGAACTTATTGAACTTGATTATGATATTAATGATAAAAATTTTGCTATTGCAGCAGCTAAAAAATTATTAGAGTTAATAAAAAATAATTAGTAAAAATATAGGAGTGAATAAATTGAAACTAAGTCGTGAAGAAATTCTAAAAAGATTGAAAAAGCAGGTTTCTAATGGAAAGATTATATTAGGAGCAGGTGCAGGGGCAGGTATTTCAGCAAAAAGTGGTGAAGCTGGTGGTGTTGATTTAATTATAATATATAATTCAGGAAGATACAGAATGGCTGGACGTGGATCGCTGGCTGGCCTTCTTTCCTATGGTGATGCTAACCAAATTGTAGTCGATATGGGATCAGAAATATTGCCAGTTGTAAAAGACACACCTGTTCTTGCTGGAGTTTGTGGTACAGATCCATTTAGAATAATGGAAGTTTTTCTAAAACAGTTAAAAGAACAAGGTTTTGCAGGAGTTCAGAACTTCCCAACGGTAGGATTAATTGACGGTGTTTTTAGAGCAAATCTAGAAGAAACAGGTATGGGATATGATCTAGAAGTTGATATGATACGCAAAGCACATGAAATAGACTTGCTAACTAGCCCTTATGTGTTTGATGAAGAACAGGCTGAGGCAATGGCAAAGGCTGGTGCAGATATTTTGGTTGCCCATATGGGGCTTACTACCAAAGGAACTATAGGAGCTAAAACTGCATTAACACTTGATGATTGCGTAAAAAAAGTTCAAGCTATATGCGATGCAGGAAAGCGTATAAATCCAGATATAATAGTACTTTGTCATGGGGGACCTATTGCAGAGCCAGATGATGCCCAATATATTATCTCGAATACAACAGGTGTTGATGGATTTTTTGGTGCTTCTAGTATCGAAAGATTTGCAACTGAAGTTGGAATTAAGAAACAAGCTGAGGCTTTTAAAAATATATCTATTAAGTAGTATATTTGATGAATTAGAAAAATAAAATATAAAGTCATATATACAGTTCTCTCAGACTGATGTTTTGAGGGAACTTTTTATATAATGAATAAAATTATATTAAAAGAAGAAATAACTAAAAAATTGGAGAGAGGGTAGTAAATTGCTATATTATAAAGGCTGATTTTTTTGCAAAAATGCAATAGTGGAGTATAATAAAATTAAACCCATATTAATAATAAGAGGCGGTGTTTATCTATGAAGTTCAATTATTTTATGCCAACAGAAATTTATTTTGGAAGGGGAGCCATTGAAAATAATAAAGATGCCATGATAAAGCTCGGTAGTAAAGCATTGATTGTTACTGGGAAAAGTTCATC from Alkaliphilus flagellatus includes:
- a CDS encoding RNA polymerase sigma factor, whose protein sequence is MQASNLDYTFATGGEYELRCAIDLYGQSLLRYCHNILCDYFEAQDVVQITFIKAYNKRKSFKSGTSLSAWLYRIAYTTCIDSLRKKKLLFFMSQTNTESMHFMHQTNVDSKFISDDLKVALLALSPAERALVFSRVIDEKSYADLETIYHVSATTLRKRYERAKTKLSKALKEVDSYYKGLEETK
- the thpR gene encoding RNA 2',3'-cyclic phosphodiesterase, translated to MRVFLAIEFPDDIKEYLDQVQQVVKKKSVKGNFTNKKNFHLTLRFIGETRIDELDKLKEAINKISLHQSYFQLSFSKLGQFTKGNKRIIWVGIKHNEILNQLYILLERALDEQGYPREENSFVPHITLGRQVVLAEKLDKINEKIHIDKMVIPVRKISIMESTRLNGELTYIPLYSKSLIFQ
- a CDS encoding DUF4179 domain-containing protein; its protein translation is MNNDYDELIIKKALNTINTPEYDIGLEVEKKIKSHKYPMSLKKSISVALAVCLCLMLSVGVMAATIPGFRNLLSIVTPDIALMLQPVEISSEDDGIKMEVVAAMNDDEMAVIYVTMQDLLGNRIDETLDIYHYSLTGARTFNCQIVNYDEKTKTATLRMEANGGEKLNGKKVSFRITSFLSDKLIFDGVETGVNLSKIAIINDSQTIPLDMNNISGGGGDLYKEFKSQGTIKVLKMDQMKLTLPKVDFVHISNIGYIDDRLHIQTKWVGDGIDDHGFLYFTDTLGNKIDINASNIYFGVDESGDTKYGHDYVEYIFDLDNINLNELKLMGHFVSNGNYTKGDWKTIFKIQSVGEEKKTDCNIKFDTWVTNSISVSPMGITLAGSGENKNSEEISISVNMTDGSVQTFDSVRSYSENGKVKLKYVSPLPLDVSNVKSVNVNGIIINKFK
- the bcp gene encoding thioredoxin-dependent thiol peroxidase, whose protein sequence is MQKYNFTLQETDGMNVSLDDFKGQSVVIYFYPKDNTSGCTTEATEFRDLYDEFKKLNAIILAISRDSLKSHAKFREKQNLPFLLLSDKDEEVHKLFDVMKLKKMYGKEYMGVERSTFIINKDGELIKEFRNVKAKGHAEEVLKFIKQEMCK
- a CDS encoding ABC transporter ATP-binding protein; translation: MNKLEIKNLTKTYGRKKANDNITITLENGVYGLLGPNGAGKTTIMKQITTLTEPSEGEIIYNGENIKKLDDKYRDLIGYLPQEFGVYKNFSAKQFLQYVGALKGLTGKNATKKIEELLKLVGLYEVRNKAVGKFSGGMKRRVGIAQALLNDPKILVLDEPTAGLDPQERARFRNLISQISKDKIIILSTHIISDIESIAKETIMIKDGAILMKGNHRDILSAMEGKVYSIKSTSENEVNEIQNNYKVVNIQRGIDEVELRIISDKIPPYKEIEAVEPKFEDVYMFYFDLENTREV
- a CDS encoding MutS-related protein, producing the protein MIKDKFIMRIQNHNENIKKYDSIFNLISTARIITFLVIMYVTYFIVRINYKRTYLVVDLILCILFISLVIYHNIVREKLNFSKEIININNNYLARIDGNWVNFNDIGEEFKNERHRYSLDLDIVGKESLFQLINVTNTWNGRTRLANTLLQSQYNKDEIVLRQQAIKELSEKLDFCQNLQYISNKHKKELQNPEKLVKYAESEETLIRSEKVKQLIYTIPIIITPLSFAIMIFKVERMYALVVALILLQCIIWIVGVLKINKILGQVSCFKYNLETYVNILKLLEKENFESKKLNDIKEILFNKRYSSILAIKELDKISEKINLRHNALLYVILNGLLLWDYECVFLLEDWKSKYGSEVKTWIDAIGEIECLMSLSVLLQINENASFPIIDNSNLIVRAESLGHPLINNDERVLNDIDLDDNIFIITGSNMSGKTTFLRTLGINLVLAYSGGPVYASKMSCAILDVFTSMRITDDLKNGISTFYAELLRIREIINYAEKNRNMIFLIDEIFRGTNSVDRILGAKNVIANLNQLGVIGAITTHDLELCELDEYNRIKNYNFSEQYRDNKIHFDYKIREGKSTSTNAKYLMDLVGIKILRD
- the sfsA gene encoding DNA/RNA nuclease SfsA, translated to MEYKNIIEGIFLKRPNRFIAHVLINDKEEIVHVKSTGRLEELLLPGVKVILEDCTHNINRKTKYSLIAVWKNDMLVNIDSQVPNEIVSQALLENKIQGLDNLIHLKREVTFRNSRYDIYFESQNQKGFIEVKGVTLENDGISMFPGAPTERGAKHVLEMIEAVKQGYRGIILFLIQMKGPKIFRLHWQMDSKFSVTTKLASENGVEILAYDSIVKSSSIYIGNPIKIDLVSKS